A window of the Campylobacter massiliensis genome harbors these coding sequences:
- a CDS encoding cupin domain-containing protein codes for MSNYKIVSTKNEPRVELKEALGLSGCELSINELPANVSVPFVHSHKQNEELYLVLKGGGTLFIDGEERAVKEGDAIRIDPAGKRCFKAGAQGMKFICIQTKRGSLEQYTNGDGVINDDVKPSWL; via the coding sequence ATGTCAAACTACAAGATCGTTTCAACGAAAAATGAGCCGAGAGTCGAGCTAAAAGAAGCCCTAGGCTTAAGCGGCTGCGAGCTCTCTATCAACGAGCTTCCTGCAAACGTGAGCGTGCCGTTCGTACATTCGCACAAGCAAAACGAGGAGCTTTATTTGGTGCTAAAAGGCGGCGGTACGCTTTTCATTGACGGCGAGGAGAGGGCAGTCAAAGAGGGCGACGCGATCCGCATCGATCCGGCAGGCAAGAGATGCTTCAAGGCGGGGGCGCAGGGGATGAAGTTTATCTGTATACAGACCAAACGCGGCAGCCTGGAGCAGTACACTAACGGCGACGGCGTGATAAACG